In one window of Leptolyngbya sp. CCY15150 DNA:
- the ctpC gene encoding carboxyl-terminal processing protease CtpC — translation MVITKRGLVLGATAVAVTAVTLTGAGLQLSRGQAFFQDSPKELIDEVWQLIDRTYVDATFNQVDWRAVRQDYLERSYQDQDDAYVAIREMLDQLDDPYTRFMDPREFRDMQIDTSGELTGVGIQLTQDEETDELVVVSPIEDTPAFEAGVLAQDVIVEIDGQSTEGMNVNDAVNLIRGPVGTEITLTIRRGEQELDFQLRRDLIEIHPVRYSLQETETGDVGYIRLTQFSANAAQEMEEAIQDLQNQGVSGYVLDLRSNPGGLLYSSIDIARMWLDEGGIVSTVNRQGVSDREVANGTALTDLPLVVLVDGGSASASEILSGALQDNERATLVGTQTFGKGLVQSVRGLGDGSGIAVTVAKYLTPNGRDINQEGIEPDVIVELTEEQIEVLFNDRTLIGTDRDPQFSQALEILSDQMTAQRRPTQANVQP, via the coding sequence ATGGTTATTACGAAGCGCGGACTTGTTCTAGGTGCAACGGCTGTGGCGGTTACGGCAGTTACGCTCACGGGTGCTGGATTGCAGCTATCTAGAGGTCAAGCCTTCTTTCAAGATAGTCCTAAGGAGTTGATCGACGAAGTTTGGCAGTTAATTGACCGCACCTATGTGGATGCTACCTTCAATCAGGTCGATTGGCGGGCCGTTCGTCAAGATTACCTCGAACGCTCCTATCAAGATCAGGACGATGCCTACGTTGCCATTCGGGAGATGTTGGATCAGCTCGATGATCCCTACACTCGCTTTATGGATCCCCGCGAGTTTCGTGACATGCAAATCGATACCTCTGGAGAGCTCACAGGGGTCGGTATTCAGCTCACTCAGGATGAAGAGACGGATGAGCTGGTTGTGGTGTCACCCATCGAAGACACCCCAGCGTTTGAAGCTGGGGTTCTTGCCCAAGATGTGATTGTCGAAATTGATGGACAAAGCACGGAGGGTATGAACGTCAACGATGCGGTCAACCTGATCCGTGGCCCTGTGGGTACGGAAATCACCTTGACGATTCGTCGGGGGGAGCAAGAACTAGACTTTCAGTTGCGCCGTGACTTGATTGAGATTCATCCAGTTCGGTATTCGCTACAGGAAACGGAGACCGGTGATGTTGGCTATATTCGCCTCACCCAGTTCAGTGCCAACGCTGCCCAAGAGATGGAAGAAGCGATTCAAGACCTCCAGAATCAGGGTGTATCCGGCTACGTCCTCGATCTGCGTTCCAACCCCGGTGGGTTGCTCTATTCCAGTATTGACATTGCTCGTATGTGGCTGGATGAAGGCGGTATTGTCTCAACCGTGAATCGTCAGGGCGTCTCCGATCGCGAAGTGGCCAATGGCACCGCATTAACCGATTTGCCGCTGGTGGTGTTGGTTGATGGTGGTTCTGCTAGCGCCAGTGAGATTCTTTCCGGTGCGCTGCAGGATAATGAACGTGCCACCTTGGTGGGAACCCAAACCTTCGGTAAGGGCTTGGTGCAGTCGGTGCGCGGTCTGGGAGATGGTTCCGGAATTGCCGTGACGGTAGCTAAATATCTCACGCCCAATGGTCGAGATATTAACCAAGAGGGCATTGAGCCAGACGTGATTGTGGAGCTAACGGAAGAGCAGATTGAGGTGCTGTTTAACGATCGCACCCTGATTGGCACCGATCGCGATCCGCAGTTCTCCCAAGCATTAGAGATCTTGTCTGACCAGATGACTGCTCAGCGACGCCCCACTCAGGCGAATGTGCAGCCTTAG
- the lepB gene encoding signal peptidase I, which produces MKLGAVLAVGRSPASPTPCSPSRMPQVDAVMTAQDSNPTKPPAGSDTDRIPDEVPTSTVTADASNPAGGSGDTSPNPQPPPESRRDTLRTIVVAVALALLVRLFIAEPRFIPSDSMVPTLAVGDRLVIEKISYAFREPQPGDIVVFVPPEALQAQGYEANQVFIKRLIAGPGQVVQVQDGHVWVDGVAIAEPYIAEPPNYVLNPLVVPPDQVFMLGDNRNYSFDSHVWGFLPRQNIIGRAIVRFWPLDRLGVVPRPPRITLNETPSPTPVDLAS; this is translated from the coding sequence TTGAAGCTGGGTGCTGTCTTGGCGGTGGGGCGATCGCCTGCTTCTCCCACACCTTGTTCACCCAGTAGAATGCCTCAGGTTGACGCTGTTATGACCGCCCAAGATTCAAACCCGACGAAGCCACCGGCTGGATCCGATACGGATCGTATCCCTGACGAGGTGCCTACCTCAACGGTAACGGCCGATGCCTCAAACCCTGCCGGTGGCTCCGGGGATACCTCGCCCAATCCTCAACCGCCGCCCGAATCCCGCCGTGATACCTTGCGCACGATTGTTGTCGCCGTGGCATTAGCGCTGCTGGTTCGCCTCTTCATTGCCGAACCTCGGTTTATTCCATCCGACTCCATGGTGCCGACCTTGGCGGTGGGCGATCGCTTGGTGATTGAAAAAATATCCTACGCCTTTCGCGAGCCTCAGCCTGGCGATATTGTCGTCTTCGTGCCGCCAGAAGCGCTGCAGGCCCAGGGCTATGAAGCCAACCAAGTGTTTATCAAACGTCTTATTGCCGGGCCGGGGCAGGTGGTGCAGGTGCAGGATGGGCATGTTTGGGTGGATGGGGTGGCGATCGCCGAACCCTACATTGCCGAACCGCCGAACTATGTGCTGAATCCCTTGGTGGTGCCGCCGGATCAGGTTTTTATGCTGGGCGATAATCGCAACTATAGTTTTGACTCCCATGTGTGGGGATTTTTGCCGCGCCAAAATATTATTGGACGGGCGATCGTTCGGTTTTGGCCCCTCGATCGCTTGGGTGTTGTTCCTCGTCCGCCTCGAATCACGCTCAATGAGACTCCTAGCCCCACTCCGGTGGATCTAGCCAGTTAA
- a CDS encoding ComEA family DNA-binding protein, with translation MRRSSWLTAMERVGNGLKTRLQPLKTRLLKDPYYRFQNAEELALAAQIGVVIDANQATVDDWLRLPGLSIHQARSLVSLQRSGLQFHCLEDIAAALSVPVSNIQRLAPVLRFCYYDADSICTIQPVNPNSASVEQLTRIPDVDLFLARAIVQNREQRGRFQSMADLQQRLALPASLMGSLMHYLVL, from the coding sequence ATGAGGCGATCGAGCTGGCTAACAGCCATGGAACGGGTGGGCAACGGCCTAAAAACCCGCCTGCAACCCCTAAAAACCCGCCTGCTGAAGGATCCCTACTATCGCTTTCAGAATGCTGAGGAACTGGCCCTGGCCGCCCAGATTGGCGTAGTCATTGATGCCAACCAGGCTACGGTTGATGACTGGCTGCGGCTACCGGGGCTCTCGATTCACCAAGCGCGATCGCTCGTTAGCCTACAGCGTTCAGGCCTTCAGTTTCATTGCCTAGAAGATATTGCAGCGGCGCTAAGCGTACCCGTATCCAACATTCAGCGGCTTGCCCCCGTCCTGAGGTTTTGCTACTACGATGCCGACAGCATTTGCACCATCCAGCCGGTGAATCCCAATAGCGCTTCTGTGGAGCAGCTCACCCGCATTCCCGATGTGGATCTCTTTTTAGCCAGGGCGATCGTCCAAAATCGTGAGCAGCGAGGGCGGTTTCAAAGCATGGCCGACCTACAGCAGCGACTCGCCCTCCCAGCTTCTCTCATGGGCAGCCTGATGCATTACCTCGTGCTTTAA
- a CDS encoding NINE protein, with the protein MIVKAKNRKLAIILAFAGAVAPVSGLHKFYLGQYGWGILYLLLSWTPIPRVASAIEGVWYLSQHPDEFDLTMNPNLAPQTPAEPPVDPKQVGAIADSLRHLDQLRQDGLISDYEFEQKRRQLLDRIA; encoded by the coding sequence ATGATTGTCAAAGCAAAAAACCGGAAGCTGGCTATTATCCTCGCCTTTGCAGGGGCCGTAGCTCCTGTCTCGGGGCTACATAAGTTTTACCTTGGGCAATATGGCTGGGGCATTCTCTACCTGCTCCTATCCTGGACACCCATTCCCCGCGTTGCTAGCGCCATTGAGGGCGTGTGGTATCTATCCCAGCATCCCGATGAATTTGACCTGACCATGAACCCCAATCTGGCACCCCAGACCCCAGCAGAGCCGCCGGTGGATCCCAAACAGGTGGGGGCGATCGCCGATTCCCTACGCCACCTGGATCAACTACGGCAAGATGGTCTGATTTCCGACTACGAGTTTGAGCAAAAGCGACGACAGTTGCTCGATCGCATTGCCTAA
- the tsf gene encoding translation elongation factor Ts, translated as MPEISAKLVKELRDKTGAGMMDCKKALQENEGDIAKAGEWLRQKGIASAEKKAGKVAAEGLVDSYIHTGGRIGVLVEVNCQTDFVARNEDFQALVRNIAMQIAACPNVEYVRTEDIPATFAEKEKEIEMGRDDLASKPEAIREKIVVGRIEKRLKELSLMDQPYIKDQSITVQELVTQNVSKLGENIQVRRFVRFVLGEGIEKEESDFAAEVAAQTGAAAPAAVAEAPAVEEAPAPVAETPAVKEAPASDAKPSGGKKKGGGKKKK; from the coding sequence ATGCCGGAGATCTCAGCAAAATTAGTCAAAGAACTGCGCGATAAGACTGGCGCAGGCATGATGGACTGCAAAAAAGCCCTGCAGGAAAATGAGGGTGATATCGCCAAGGCTGGCGAATGGTTGCGGCAGAAAGGGATTGCCTCGGCCGAGAAAAAAGCCGGCAAGGTCGCAGCAGAAGGATTGGTTGACAGCTATATCCACACCGGCGGCCGCATCGGTGTGTTGGTAGAAGTCAACTGCCAAACCGACTTCGTAGCTCGCAACGAAGACTTTCAGGCTTTAGTGCGCAATATTGCCATGCAGATTGCCGCTTGCCCGAACGTTGAGTATGTGCGCACCGAAGATATTCCCGCTACCTTCGCGGAAAAGGAAAAAGAGATTGAAATGGGTCGGGATGACTTGGCCAGCAAGCCCGAAGCCATCCGCGAGAAAATTGTAGTCGGGCGCATTGAAAAGCGCCTGAAAGAACTCTCGTTGATGGATCAGCCCTACATCAAAGATCAAAGCATCACGGTGCAAGAATTGGTCACCCAGAATGTGTCCAAGCTGGGTGAAAACATCCAGGTGCGTCGCTTTGTGCGCTTTGTTCTAGGGGAAGGCATCGAGAAGGAAGAGTCTGACTTTGCTGCAGAAGTCGCCGCCCAAACCGGTGCTGCTGCGCCTGCTGCGGTTGCGGAAGCGCCAGCAGTGGAAGAAGCTCCGGCTCCGGTCGCTGAAACACCTGCTGTGAAAGAAGCTCCAGCTTCAGACGCCAAGCCTTCTGGTGGAAAGAAGAAGGGCGGCGGTAAGAAGAAAAAGTAG
- the rpsB gene encoding 30S ribosomal protein S2, translating to MPVVSLAELLESGVHFGHQTRRWNPKMSPYIYTSRNGVHIIDLVQTAQLIEEAYATVRDASEQGKKVLFVGTKRQAAGIVAQEAARCGAYFVNQRWLGGMLTNWATIKTRVDRLKELEHREETGALALLPKKEAAVLRREMEKLQKYLGGIKSMRKLPDMVLIVDHRREYNAVQECQKLGIPIIALLDTNCDPDVVDIPIPANDDAIRSIKLIVGKLADAIYEGHHGQGEVDYDDYDEYDGAEDDYDDSDVSDGNDESGNS from the coding sequence ATGCCCGTAGTATCTTTGGCCGAACTCTTAGAGTCCGGCGTTCACTTTGGCCATCAAACCCGCCGTTGGAATCCCAAGATGTCGCCGTACATCTACACCTCACGGAACGGCGTTCACATCATTGACCTAGTCCAAACGGCTCAGCTCATCGAAGAAGCCTACGCCACCGTCCGAGACGCATCGGAGCAAGGCAAGAAAGTACTGTTCGTGGGTACCAAGCGTCAGGCAGCCGGCATCGTTGCTCAAGAAGCTGCTCGCTGCGGTGCTTACTTTGTAAACCAGCGCTGGCTGGGCGGTATGCTCACCAACTGGGCCACCATCAAAACCCGCGTCGATCGCCTCAAGGAACTAGAGCACCGTGAAGAAACCGGAGCCCTAGCCCTTCTACCCAAAAAAGAAGCCGCTGTTCTCCGCCGCGAGATGGAAAAGCTGCAGAAATATCTGGGTGGCATCAAGAGTATGCGCAAGCTACCCGACATGGTGCTGATTGTGGATCACCGTCGAGAATATAACGCTGTGCAAGAGTGCCAAAAGCTCGGCATTCCCATCATTGCCCTCTTGGATACCAACTGCGATCCTGACGTTGTAGACATTCCCATTCCCGCCAACGACGACGCTATTCGTTCCATCAAGCTGATTGTCGGTAAGCTGGCCGATGCCATTTACGAAGGGCATCATGGTCAAGGAGAGGTGGATTACGACGACTACGATGAGTACGACGGTGCCGAAGACGATTACGATGATAGTGACGTCTCCGACGGCAATGACGAGTCGGGTAATAGCTAA
- a CDS encoding LD-carboxypeptidase → MQRRHFLRLSAWATAGAAIAPLVPYRAMAIRGDRIKPARLAAGDAVGIISPATAAFLREDVEIVLEAVRALGLEPVLGEHLFDRYGYLAGQDRDRAADINRFFADPAIKALIPVQGGWGSSRVLPYLDYDLIRENPKILVGFSDITALLMGITGQTGLVTFHGPNGLSGWRSQEVDMFRRVLFNGEAVTFSNRLAGVDSDRLMQVSNRTQTITAGQARGMLVGGNLSVLSGIVGSPYMPDLTGGILFLEDVGESIYRIDRMMTQLALAGVFDNLAGFIFGQCTRCGPDADYGSLTLEEVVWDHLEPRGIPAWYGAAIGHLEPLLTLPVGLEVEIDATAATIQMTESAVT, encoded by the coding sequence ATGCAGCGGCGGCATTTTTTACGTTTGAGTGCTTGGGCAACTGCCGGGGCAGCGATCGCTCCCCTTGTTCCGTATCGGGCGATGGCGATCAGGGGCGATCGCATCAAACCAGCGCGATTGGCAGCCGGGGATGCTGTGGGAATCATCAGTCCAGCAACGGCGGCTTTCCTGCGGGAGGATGTGGAGATTGTTCTAGAGGCGGTGCGAGCCCTGGGGCTAGAGCCGGTGTTAGGCGAGCATCTGTTTGATCGCTATGGCTACTTGGCAGGCCAGGATCGCGATCGCGCGGCGGATATCAATCGTTTCTTTGCCGATCCGGCGATCAAAGCGTTGATTCCTGTTCAGGGCGGCTGGGGCAGTAGTCGGGTCTTGCCCTATTTAGACTATGACCTGATTCGCGAGAATCCTAAAATCCTCGTTGGCTTTAGCGACATCACGGCTCTGCTCATGGGCATTACCGGGCAGACTGGGTTGGTGACCTTCCATGGCCCCAATGGGCTATCTGGATGGCGATCGCAGGAGGTGGATATGTTTCGCCGAGTGTTGTTCAATGGCGAGGCAGTGACCTTTTCCAATCGTCTTGCTGGTGTTGATAGCGATCGCCTCATGCAGGTGTCGAACCGCACCCAGACGATCACGGCGGGGCAGGCTCGGGGGATGTTGGTCGGTGGCAATTTGTCGGTGCTGTCGGGGATTGTTGGATCGCCCTATATGCCGGATCTCACGGGGGGCATTCTATTTCTGGAAGATGTGGGAGAGTCGATTTATCGGATTGACCGGATGATGACCCAGTTGGCCCTAGCAGGGGTATTTGACAACTTGGCGGGCTTTATTTTTGGGCAATGCACTCGCTGTGGCCCCGATGCGGATTATGGGTCGCTCACCCTGGAAGAAGTGGTATGGGATCACCTTGAACCTCGGGGCATTCCAGCTTGGTATGGGGCAGCGATCGGTCACCTAGAGCCGTTGTTGACCCTGCCCGTAGGCCTAGAGGTGGAGATTGACGCCACGGCGGCCACCATTCAGATGACAGAGTCAGCGGTGACCTAG
- the leuS gene encoding leucine--tRNA ligase produces the protein MESRYNPGEIEPKWQQVWADQGSDRAEENEKPKYYALSMFPYPSGNLHMGHVRNYTITDVIARVRRMQGYRVLHPMGWDAFGLPAENAAIDRGVHPATWTYQNIETMKGQLKRLGLSYDWDREVATCAPDYYKWTQWIFIEYLKAGLAYRKEAAVNWDPVDQTVVANEQVDADGRSWRSGAIVEKRMLSQWFLKITDYAEQLLTDLQTLDGWPERVKLMQENWIGKSTGAEVTFKTEDGADLTVFTTRPDTLWGATFMVLSPEHPLVDKLTKPEQAEAIQTYRTAAASKSDLDRMVEDREKTGVWTGSYALNPVNGAKVPVWIADYVLMGYGTGAIMAVPAHDQRDFEFARQFGLPVVVVVQPEGETLDGDAMAKAWPGDGVMVQSGPLDGIPAGKGPGQSVEKAIAWLESEGKGKGTATYRLRDWLISRQRYWGVPIPVVHCPTCGIVPVPESDLPVVLPDNVELSGRGGSPLAKLEDWVNVPCPTCGTPAKRETDTMDTFIDSSWYYLRYADARNESQVFEPAKANDWLPVDQYVGGIEHAILHLLYSRFFTKFLRDRGLLNFDEPFQRLLTQGMVQGLTYRNPNRGGKDQWIPSDRVADPSDPRDPDTGEPLERLYATMSKSKGNGVAPEDVIAKYGVDTARMFILFKAPPEKDLEWDDADVEGQSRFLNRVWRLVTDYRAPSPAPTLPETLTKAEKDLRRAVHLAIKDITEDIDGDYQFNTAVSELMKLSNALSDADGKTSAVYHEGIETLVILLAPFSPHIAEELWQGLGYSESVHQHPWPSHDPDALVVDEITLVIQIMGKTRGTIQVPAAASKAELEQFATESEVAQRYLEGKTLKKVIVVPGKLVNFVVT, from the coding sequence GTGGAGTCCCGTTACAACCCAGGAGAGATTGAACCCAAGTGGCAACAGGTTTGGGCTGACCAAGGCAGCGATCGCGCCGAAGAAAACGAGAAGCCGAAGTACTACGCGCTGTCGATGTTTCCCTATCCATCGGGTAATCTGCACATGGGTCACGTGCGCAACTATACGATCACCGACGTGATTGCGCGGGTGCGGCGGATGCAGGGCTACCGGGTGCTCCACCCCATGGGCTGGGATGCTTTTGGGCTGCCGGCGGAAAATGCGGCCATCGATCGCGGGGTTCATCCAGCGACCTGGACTTACCAAAATATTGAAACCATGAAGGGGCAGCTCAAGCGACTGGGTCTGTCCTACGACTGGGATCGGGAAGTGGCCACCTGCGCACCAGACTACTACAAATGGACGCAGTGGATTTTTATTGAATACCTGAAGGCGGGGCTAGCCTACCGCAAAGAGGCCGCGGTGAACTGGGATCCGGTGGATCAAACCGTGGTGGCCAATGAACAGGTGGATGCGGATGGTCGTTCCTGGCGATCGGGGGCGATCGTCGAAAAGCGGATGCTCAGCCAGTGGTTTTTGAAAATTACTGACTACGCCGAACAGTTGCTCACCGATCTGCAAACTCTGGACGGCTGGCCTGAGCGCGTCAAGCTGATGCAGGAAAACTGGATTGGCAAGTCCACCGGGGCAGAGGTCACCTTCAAGACAGAAGATGGGGCAGACCTGACGGTGTTCACCACCCGCCCGGATACCCTCTGGGGGGCCACGTTCATGGTGCTGTCGCCGGAGCATCCCTTGGTAGACAAGCTAACCAAGCCGGAGCAGGCTGAGGCTATCCAGACCTATCGCACGGCGGCTGCCAGCAAGAGCGACCTGGATCGCATGGTGGAGGATCGGGAAAAGACCGGGGTCTGGACGGGAAGCTACGCCCTCAACCCAGTGAATGGTGCGAAGGTGCCGGTGTGGATTGCCGACTATGTGCTCATGGGCTACGGTACTGGGGCCATTATGGCGGTGCCAGCCCACGACCAGCGGGACTTTGAATTTGCCCGCCAGTTTGGCCTGCCGGTGGTCGTTGTGGTGCAGCCGGAGGGCGAGACCCTAGACGGCGATGCTATGGCCAAGGCCTGGCCAGGCGACGGGGTGATGGTGCAGTCGGGGCCGCTGGATGGGATTCCCGCTGGGAAAGGGCCGGGGCAGAGCGTGGAGAAGGCGATCGCTTGGCTTGAATCTGAAGGCAAGGGTAAGGGGACAGCCACCTATCGCCTGCGGGATTGGCTGATTTCCCGGCAGCGCTACTGGGGCGTGCCCATTCCGGTGGTGCATTGCCCCACCTGCGGCATCGTGCCGGTGCCCGAGTCGGATCTGCCGGTGGTCTTGCCAGACAACGTGGAGCTATCGGGGCGGGGCGGCTCTCCCTTGGCCAAGCTGGAGGACTGGGTGAATGTGCCCTGTCCCACCTGTGGCACGCCGGCCAAGCGGGAAACCGATACCATGGACACCTTCATTGATTCCTCCTGGTACTACCTGCGCTACGCCGATGCTCGCAATGAAAGCCAGGTGTTTGAGCCTGCCAAGGCCAACGACTGGCTGCCGGTGGATCAATATGTGGGCGGGATTGAACATGCCATTCTGCACCTGCTCTACTCGCGATTTTTCACCAAATTCCTGCGCGATCGCGGCCTGTTGAACTTTGACGAACCCTTCCAGCGCCTGCTCACCCAGGGCATGGTGCAGGGGCTCACCTACCGCAACCCCAACCGGGGTGGGAAAGACCAGTGGATTCCCTCCGATCGCGTTGCCGATCCTAGCGATCCCCGCGATCCAGACACCGGCGAACCCCTAGAGCGTCTCTATGCCACCATGTCCAAATCCAAGGGCAATGGCGTGGCTCCGGAGGACGTAATTGCCAAGTATGGGGTAGACACCGCCCGCATGTTTATCCTGTTCAAAGCGCCGCCGGAGAAGGATCTGGAATGGGATGATGCGGATGTGGAAGGGCAGTCCCGCTTTCTGAATCGCGTGTGGCGGCTGGTGACTGACTACCGTGCGCCATCGCCTGCGCCGACCCTGCCTGAGACTCTGACGAAGGCGGAAAAGGATCTGCGGCGAGCGGTGCATCTGGCGATTAAAGACATCACGGAGGACATCGACGGCGACTACCAGTTCAACACGGCGGTGTCGGAGTTGATGAAGCTGAGCAATGCCCTGAGTGACGCTGACGGTAAAACCTCGGCGGTGTATCACGAGGGTATTGAAACGCTGGTGATCCTCCTGGCTCCCTTCTCTCCCCACATTGCCGAAGAGCTGTGGCAGGGCTTGGGATACAGCGAATCGGTGCATCAGCACCCTTGGCCCAGCCATGATCCTGACGCGTTGGTGGTGGACGAAATCACCCTGGTGATTCAGATTATGGGCAAAACCCGAGGCACCATCCAGGTTCCCGCCGCTGCCAGCAAAGCCGAGCTAGAACAGTTTGCCACTGAGTCGGAGGTGGCCCAGCGCTACCTCGAAGGCAAGACCCTCAAGAAGGTGATTGTGGTGCCGGGCAAGCTGGTGAATTTTGTGGTGACCTAG
- a CDS encoding tryptophan-rich sensory protein encodes MPVQPTFIAKARPYATIVAIIGTFLVNAWSNIDPINGESIGAISNRVFGDVMIIPANYAFIIWGLIYLGLIAFGIYQLLPSQRSRSDLDPVRHALILSSVAQGVWVFLFLYRLFWGSMIAMAAILIALAYGYYHQRQTVTPSRRDRWLVNRPLSLYLGWISVATIVNGAIALYSTGWTELGLGMPAWTVIMLAVATLLGSVMAFLYRDAVFTGVLIWAFVAIAVRHADQGLVSPVAIAASVVLIAALGVARWKQVAPRSL; translated from the coding sequence ATGCCAGTCCAGCCGACTTTCATCGCCAAAGCTCGCCCCTACGCAACCATCGTTGCCATCATCGGCACCTTCCTTGTGAATGCTTGGTCGAACATTGACCCCATCAATGGCGAGTCTATTGGCGCGATCTCCAACCGGGTCTTTGGGGATGTGATGATTATTCCCGCCAACTATGCCTTTATTATCTGGGGGCTAATTTATCTAGGGCTGATTGCCTTTGGGATTTATCAACTGCTGCCCAGCCAGCGATCGCGCTCTGACTTAGACCCCGTGCGCCATGCCCTGATCCTCAGCTCTGTGGCTCAAGGCGTTTGGGTCTTTTTGTTTCTATATCGACTCTTTTGGGGCTCCATGATTGCCATGGCGGCCATTCTTATTGCCCTAGCCTATGGCTACTACCATCAGCGGCAGACCGTGACGCCTAGCCGCCGCGATCGCTGGCTGGTAAACCGACCCCTGAGCCTATACCTGGGCTGGATTAGCGTAGCCACCATTGTGAATGGCGCGATCGCCCTCTACAGTACAGGCTGGACGGAGTTGGGATTGGGAATGCCGGCGTGGACGGTGATTATGCTGGCGGTGGCCACCCTCTTGGGGAGTGTGATGGCCTTTCTCTATCGGGATGCGGTGTTTACCGGTGTTTTGATCTGGGCGTTTGTGGCGATCGCGGTGCGTCATGCCGATCAAGGGCTGGTGTCACCGGTGGCGATCGCTGCCTCTGTCGTTTTGATCGCGGCCCTCGGAGTTGCTCGATGGAAGCAGGTTGCCCCGCGTTCGTTATAA
- a CDS encoding hybrid sensor histidine kinase/response regulator yields MTISASILVIDDEPDNFDVIDTFLHDDNIQLSYASSGSRAIARLQDIQPDVILMDVMMPHMSGIEACQIIKADPQWQGIPIIMVTALTSKDDLSRCLNAGADDFISKPVNGTELRARVNSMLRIRQQYASVQNLLRLREDMVNMIVHDLRTPLSSIVLSADMLQSGQLTAAKQHHKAEQIMTAARQLQALIDDLLIMARIEDGQMLVDRTTVDLRHLCKKALEEFEAIAQQKHLDLVGDLPAQLNPVHVDATMLRRVIDNLLSNAVKFSPKGSQVVLKADSLDQSTIIQVADQGTGVRLDLRQIIFEKYETGMSAEGVTQLGLGLAFCKLAVEAHGGDIRVDDNHPQGSVFTISLPIYVGGSQSTMV; encoded by the coding sequence ATGACAATCTCAGCGTCCATTCTAGTTATCGATGACGAGCCCGATAATTTTGATGTCATCGACACTTTTTTGCACGATGACAACATCCAGCTATCCTATGCTTCCAGCGGCAGCCGTGCCATAGCTCGCTTACAGGATATTCAGCCTGATGTCATTTTGATGGATGTGATGATGCCCCACATGAGCGGCATCGAAGCCTGTCAGATCATCAAAGCTGATCCCCAGTGGCAGGGAATTCCGATCATTATGGTGACGGCATTAACTAGTAAGGATGACTTATCGCGCTGTTTGAATGCCGGAGCCGATGACTTTATCAGCAAACCCGTCAACGGCACAGAACTGCGGGCTAGGGTCAATTCCATGCTGCGCATCCGCCAGCAATATGCAAGCGTGCAAAACCTGTTGAGACTGCGCGAAGATATGGTCAATATGATTGTCCATGATCTGCGCACGCCCCTATCTAGCATCGTGCTATCGGCAGATATGCTGCAAAGCGGTCAGCTCACCGCAGCGAAACAGCACCATAAAGCTGAGCAGATTATGACCGCCGCTCGCCAATTGCAAGCCCTGATTGATGACCTGTTGATCATGGCGCGCATCGAAGATGGTCAGATGCTGGTCGATCGCACTACGGTGGACTTGAGACATCTATGTAAAAAAGCCTTGGAAGAATTTGAAGCGATCGCCCAGCAAAAACATCTAGACCTTGTGGGAGACTTACCGGCTCAGTTAAATCCGGTTCACGTCGATGCCACTATGCTGCGCCGGGTGATTGATAACTTACTGTCCAATGCCGTCAAGTTTTCTCCCAAGGGCAGCCAAGTTGTTCTCAAAGCCGATTCGTTGGATCAGTCCACTATTATTCAGGTGGCGGATCAGGGTACCGGCGTACGCCTTGACCTCAGACAGATTATTTTCGAGAAGTATGAAACGGGCATGAGTGCTGAGGGCGTGACCCAACTGGGGCTAGGACTAGCCTTCTGCAAGCTAGCGGTGGAAGCCCACGGTGGCGATATTCGGGTGGATGACAATCATCCTCAGGGTTCGGTGTTTACGATTTCACTACCAATCTACGTCGGTGGATCCCAATCAACCATGGTGTAG